From the genome of Longispora fulva:
CCAGGTCACGGGCGTGACCCTCGCCAGCTCGGAGGTGCGCCCCGGTGATCTGTACGCGGCGCTGCCGGGTGCCAGACGCCACGGCGCGGAGTTCCTCGCCGAGGCGCGCGCTGCCGGTGCCGTGGCGGTGCTGACCGACGCCGCCGGCGCGGACCGGGCCGCCGAGCAGGGCCTGCCGGCCCTCGTGGTGCCCGACCCGCGCGCGGTGCTCGGCACGGTGTCGGCCCGGGTGTACGGCGACCCGAGCTCCCGGCTCCTGATGCTCGGCGTGACGGGTACGGCCGGCAAGACGTCGACCTCCTACCTCCTCGAGTCGGGCCTGCGCGCCGCCGGCCACGTGACCGGCATGATCGGCACCGTGGAGACCCGGCTCGGCGACGAGGTGATCGCCAGCGCCCGCACCACCCCGGAGGCCCCGGACCTCCAGGCCCTGCTGGCCCGCGCCGTGCAGCGCGGCGTGACGGCGGTGGCGATGGAGGTGTCCAGCCACGCGCTGAAGCTCGGCAGGGTCGAGGGCGTGCGGTACGCGGTCGGCGGCTACATCAACTTCGGCATGGACCACCTGGACCTGCACCTGACCGTCGAGGACTACTTCGCGTCGAAGGCGAAGCTGTTCGACGGCCGCTCGGCCCGCGCGGTGCTCAACCACGACGACCCGGCCCTGAAGTCGCTGGTCGACGAGGACACGGTCACGTTCTCCGCGACCGGGAACACGGACGCGACGTGGTACGCCACCGACGTCGCCGGCGAGGGCTACGAGCAGACCTTCACGGCCGTGGGCCCGGCCGGACCGGTGCCGGCCGGGGTGCGCCTGCCGGGGCGTCACAACGTGGCCAACGCGCTGCTGGCGATCGCGATGCTGGTGGAGGCCGGGGTGGACCCCACGGTGGCCGCGGACGGCGTCGCCGCGTGTACCGGGGTGGCCGGCCGCCTGGAGCTGGTCGTGGCCGCGCCGGTCCTCGGCGTCGTGGACTACGCGCACAAGCCGGACGCGATCACCGCGGCCCTGGCGGCGCTGCGCGAGGTGACCGCCGGCCGGGTGATCTGCGTGATCGGGGCCGGCGGCGACCGGGACCGGGCCAAGCGGCCGGTGATGGGCCACGCCGCAGCCGTCGGGGCCGACGTGGTGATCGTGACTGACGACAACCCGCGTACCGAGGACCCGGCGGTGATCCGGGCCGAGGTGATCGCCGGAATATCCGGTTCGTGCGTGGAGGTCGCCGGCCGGCGGGCCGCGATCGAGGAGGCGGTCCGGATCGCCGAGCCCGGCGACACGATCGCGCTGCTCGGCAAGGGACACGAGAAGGGCCAGGAGGTCGCTGGCGAGATCCTGCCGTTCGACGACCGGGTCGAGTTGGCGGCGGCGCTGGCCGAACGGTTCGGACACCCTGGGGGTACCCGATGATCGCACTGACCCTGGCCGAGATCGCCCGGGCGGTGGAGGGCACGCTCGTCGGCGGCGACCCTGACGCCCTGGTCACCGGCCCGGTGGAGCACGACTCGCGGAAGATCGTGCCGGGCGGGCTGTTCTTCGCCTTCCCTGGCGAGAAGGTCGACGGGCACGACTTCGCGCCGGTGGCGGTGGAACGCGGGGCGGTGGCGGTGGTCGGCCAGCGGCCGGTGGACGCGCCGACGATCGTGGTCGACGACCCGCTGCGCGCGATCGGCCTGCTCGCCACCCACGTGGCGCCGCGGCTGGGGGCCACCATCGTCGGCGTGACCGGCTCCTCCGGCAAGACGACGACCAAGGACCTGATCGCGCAGCTGGTCGCGGAGCTGGGGCCGACGATCGCCCCGGCAGGCTCGCTCAACAACGAGCTGGGCCACCCGTCGACGGTGCTGCGGGCGGACGCGGACACCCGGTTCCTGGTGCTGGAGTACAGCGCGCGGCACATCGGGGACATCGACTACCTGTGCCGGATCGCGGGGCCCCGGATCGCGGCGGTGCTCAACGTGGGCACCTCGCACATCGGCGAGTTCGGCTCGCAGGACAACATCGCCACCGCGAAGGGCGAGCTGGTCGAGGCGCTCCCGGACACCGGCCTGGCCATCCTGAACGCCGACGACCCCCGGGTCCGGGCGATGGCCCCGAGGACCCGCGCGCGGGTCGTGCTGGTCGGCGAGGCGGCCGACGCGGACGTGCGGGCGGCCGACGTGACGGTCGACGAGCGGGGCCGGGCCGCGTTCACCCTGGTCACGCCCGAGGGCGATGTCCGGGTTGCGCTGGGGGTGGCGGGCCGGCACCAGGTGGGCAACGTGCTGGTCGCCGCGGCCGTGGGCCGGGAGCTGGGGATGACGCCCGCACAGCTGGGTGACATCCTGCCCCGGCTGCGACTAGTCTCCGCCAGACGGATGGACGTGTTCGACCGGCGCGACGGGGTCACGGTGATCGACGACTCGTACAACGCGAATCCGGCATCGATGGCGGCGGCGGTGCGCGCGCTCGCCGACATGGGCGGAAGCGGGAAGCGCCGGTGCTGGGCGGTGCTGGGTTACATGGCCGAGCTGGGCGCCGAGGAGGTCCCCGGCCACCGGTCGGTGGGCCGGCTGGCCGCCGAGCTGGGCGTGGACCGGCTGGTCGCCGTGGGCGACGGTGCCGGTCCGCTCGCGGACGGCGCCGAAGAGGTGGCCGACTGGGCAGGAGAGGCTGTGCGGGTGACGGACCAGGAGGCGGCGATCGCGCTGTTGGGCGGGGCACTGCGCCCCGGTGACGTTGTGCTGGTGAAGGGCTCGCGGTACCGGACCTGGCAGGTCGCGGACGCGCTCAGGGAAGGGTTGTCGGCGTGAGGGCCGTCATCGCAGCGGCATTCGTCGCGTTCGTACTGTCCCTGTTGACCACGCCGCTCGCGGTGCGGATATTCCGGGCGCTCAAGGCCGGCCAGCCGATCCGGGAGATCGGTCCGCAGACCCACCTGGGCAAGCGGGGCACCCCGACGATGGGTGGCGTGGTCTTCATCCTGGCCACAGTGATCGCGTACGTGACCGGTCACCTGGTGCTGCTGAACATGCCGGGCAAGGAGGGCCGCTCCGACGGGTTCACGATCACGGGCCTGGTCCTGGTCGGACTGTTCGTGTGCTGCGGCCTCGTCGGCTTCCTCGACGACTGGATCAAGGTCCGGAAGAAGAACTCGGCGGGCCTGAGTAAGAAGGGCAAGCTGATCGGCCAGATCGCGGTCGGCGGCACGTTCGGCGTGATCGCGCTGAACTTCCCGCGTACCGTGCACGGCTACAAGGACTTCACGTTGACGGTGGGCAGCGAGTACCTGTCGCTGTCGCGGGACATCGACTGGCTGTACACAGGCAAGATCGCCGCGATCGTGATCTTCATCTTCGTGATCATGTCGATGTCCAACGCGGTGAACCTCACCGACGGGCTGGACGGCCTGGCCACCGGCGCGTCGATCCTGGTGCTGATGGCGTACACGATGATGGCGTTCTGGCAGTACCGGCACTGGTGCCCGGACTACCCGGCCGCCCGCTCCGGCGCGTACTGCTACGTCAGCCGCGACCCGCTGGAGATCGCGCTGGTCGGCGCGGCGGCGGCGGGCGCGCTCCTCGGCTTCCTGTGGTGGAACACCTCGCCGGCCCGGATCTTCATGGGCGACACCGGCGCGCTGGGCCTGGGCGGCCTGATCGGCGGGATGGCGATGGCCACCCGCACCGTGCTGCTGACGCCGATCCTGGGCGCGCTGTTCGTCATCATCACGATGTCGGTGGTGCTCCAGGTGATCTCGTTCCGCACCACCGGCAAGCGCATCTTCAGGATGTCGCCACTGCAGCACCACTTCGAGCTCAAGGGCTGGAGTGAGGTCAACATCGTGGTGCGGTTCTGGATCATCGCGGGGCTCGGCGTGCTCATCGCGCTGGGCGTCTTCTACTCCGACTTCCTGAGGGCGTACGGCTGATGGGTTTCGAAGGACGCAGGTACCTGGTCGCCGGGGCACGGGTCGCGGGCATCGCGTCCGCCGAGGCCCTGCTCCGGCGGGGCGCGGTCGTCACGGTGGTGGACCGGTCCGCTGGCGAGTGGGTCGACCGGCTGACCACCGCGGGGGCCGAGGCGCTGGTCAGCGATGAGCCGCCGACGGACCTCCTGGACCGGGTCGACGAGATCGTGGTCTCGCCGGGCTTCCCGCCGCACCACCCGTTGGCGGTCGCGGCCCGATCCCGGGGCATCGAGGTGTACTCCGAACCCGAGCTCGCCTGGCGCCTCCGCCCGGCGGACGCCGCCCCGTGGCTCGCGGTCACCGGCACCAACGGCAAGACGACGACCACGACGATGCTGGTGTCGATCCTGCGCGCCGCCGGGCTGCGCACCGAGGCGCTCGGCAACATCGGCGTGCCCCTGGTCGACGCGGTCGCCAGCGACCTGGACGTCCTGGCCGTGGAGCTGTCCAGCTTCCAGCTGCACTGGTCGAGCACCCTGGCCCCGCACGCCGGCGCGTGGCTGAACCTGGCGGACGACCACCTGGAGTGGCACGGCGACTTCGAGCACTACGCGACGGCGAAGAAGGCCGTGTGGCGCGGCCCGGTCGCGGTCGGCAACCTCGACGACCCGTACGTCGCCCGGGAGCTGCGCGCGCACGAGGGCCGGACGATCGGGTTCACCCTCGACGCGCCCCGGCAGGGCAACCTCGGCGTCGTCGAGCACATGCTGATCGACCGGATCGGGGACGGAGACGCGCACGAGATCGCCGTGCTCGACGACGTGAAGCCGTCCGGCCCGCACAACGTGGCCAACGCGCTGGCCGCCGCGGCCCTGGCCCTCGCGCACGGCGTGGACCGGGAGGCCATCCGGGCCGGGCTGTCCGGCTACGTCCCCGAGCCGCACCGCAACGCCCCGGTGGCCACCGTCGACGGCGTGCTCTACGTGGACGACAGCAAGGCCACCAACCCGCACGCGGCGTACGCGTCGCTGCGGTCGTACCCGAAGGTGGTCTGGGTCGCCGGCGGTCAGCTCAAGGGCGTGGACGTCGACGACCTGGTCGCGGCGGTCGCCGGCCGGCTGTCGGGCGCGGTGCTGATCGGGGTCGATCGGGCGGAGCTGGCCGACGCGCTGGCGCGACACGCCCCGGACGTCCCGGTCGTCGATGTGCCGAGGACCGATGATGGGGCCATGGCGGAGGCGGTGACGGCGGCGGCGCGGCTGGCCCGGCCGGGGGACACCGTGCTGCTCGCGCCCGCGGCGGCCTCCCTGGACATGTACACCAGCTACGCGGCCCGTGGCGCGGCGTTCGAGACCGCGGTAAGGGGACTGCGGCAGTGACGGCCCCGCGGCCGGCCACCAGCCCCCTGGCGGCGCTGCGCGGGCTGCTGTCGCGGCCCCTGGCCTCCTACTATCTCCTCCTGTCCAGCGTCGGCCTGCTGGTCGCGATCGGCCTCGTCATGGTGTTCTCCGCGACCGGGGTCGACTCGTTCAAGGACACGGGCAACTCGTTCGCCGTGGTGGCCAAGCAGAGCATGTGGGCGCTGCTGGGGCTCGTCGGCTTCTGGCTGTTCCAGCGGCTGCCGGTGAACACGTACCGGTCGGTGGGCACGGTCCTGATCGCCATCGCCATCCCGGTGCAGCTGTTCATGCTCATCGGCGGCGAGATGGCGGGCAAGCTGGCGTTCGGCGGGATCTCGGTCGACGAGAAGGCCAACTGGCTGCACGTCGGGGCCTTCCAGGTGCAGCCGGCGGAGTTCGCGAAGCTGGCCCTGTTGCTGTGGGGCGCGGAGATCCTGGTCCGCAAACGCGAGCTGCTCGGCGACCTCAAGGAGCTGATGGTCCCGCTGTTCCCGGTGGCCGGCGTGCTGCTGGCCCTGATCGGCTACCACGACCTGGGCACCATGCTCTCGCTGCTCACCATCTTCGGCGCGCTGCTGTGGATCGGCGGGGTCCGGACCAGGATCCTGGGCCTGCTGCTCGGGGTCGCGGTCGTCGGGGTGCTGGTGCTCATCTTCGTGGGCAACGAGTACCGGGGCGCGCGGCTGAGCTCGTTCCTGCACCCGGAGCTGGTGAAGAACACCGACGGTTTCCAGGCCATGCAGTCCTACTACGCGATCAGCAACGGCGGCTGGTTCGGCGTCGGCCTGGGTGCCGGCAGCCTG
Proteins encoded in this window:
- the murD gene encoding UDP-N-acetylmuramoyl-L-alanine--D-glutamate ligase codes for the protein MGFEGRRYLVAGARVAGIASAEALLRRGAVVTVVDRSAGEWVDRLTTAGAEALVSDEPPTDLLDRVDEIVVSPGFPPHHPLAVAARSRGIEVYSEPELAWRLRPADAAPWLAVTGTNGKTTTTTMLVSILRAAGLRTEALGNIGVPLVDAVASDLDVLAVELSSFQLHWSSTLAPHAGAWLNLADDHLEWHGDFEHYATAKKAVWRGPVAVGNLDDPYVARELRAHEGRTIGFTLDAPRQGNLGVVEHMLIDRIGDGDAHEIAVLDDVKPSGPHNVANALAAAALALAHGVDREAIRAGLSGYVPEPHRNAPVATVDGVLYVDDSKATNPHAAYASLRSYPKVVWVAGGQLKGVDVDDLVAAVAGRLSGAVLIGVDRAELADALARHAPDVPVVDVPRTDDGAMAEAVTAAARLARPGDTVLLAPAAASLDMYTSYAARGAAFETAVRGLRQ
- a CDS encoding UDP-N-acetylmuramoyl-L-alanyl-D-glutamate--2,6-diaminopimelate ligase; this encodes MPGYPRPENVRPLPLADLAALVGAKVPENPQVTGVTLASSEVRPGDLYAALPGARRHGAEFLAEARAAGAVAVLTDAAGADRAAEQGLPALVVPDPRAVLGTVSARVYGDPSSRLLMLGVTGTAGKTSTSYLLESGLRAAGHVTGMIGTVETRLGDEVIASARTTPEAPDLQALLARAVQRGVTAVAMEVSSHALKLGRVEGVRYAVGGYINFGMDHLDLHLTVEDYFASKAKLFDGRSARAVLNHDDPALKSLVDEDTVTFSATGNTDATWYATDVAGEGYEQTFTAVGPAGPVPAGVRLPGRHNVANALLAIAMLVEAGVDPTVAADGVAACTGVAGRLELVVAAPVLGVVDYAHKPDAITAALAALREVTAGRVICVIGAGGDRDRAKRPVMGHAAAVGADVVIVTDDNPRTEDPAVIRAEVIAGISGSCVEVAGRRAAIEEAVRIAEPGDTIALLGKGHEKGQEVAGEILPFDDRVELAAALAERFGHPGGTR
- a CDS encoding UDP-N-acetylmuramoyl-tripeptide--D-alanyl-D-alanine ligase, with translation MIALTLAEIARAVEGTLVGGDPDALVTGPVEHDSRKIVPGGLFFAFPGEKVDGHDFAPVAVERGAVAVVGQRPVDAPTIVVDDPLRAIGLLATHVAPRLGATIVGVTGSSGKTTTKDLIAQLVAELGPTIAPAGSLNNELGHPSTVLRADADTRFLVLEYSARHIGDIDYLCRIAGPRIAAVLNVGTSHIGEFGSQDNIATAKGELVEALPDTGLAILNADDPRVRAMAPRTRARVVLVGEAADADVRAADVTVDERGRAAFTLVTPEGDVRVALGVAGRHQVGNVLVAAAVGRELGMTPAQLGDILPRLRLVSARRMDVFDRRDGVTVIDDSYNANPASMAAAVRALADMGGSGKRRCWAVLGYMAELGAEEVPGHRSVGRLAAELGVDRLVAVGDGAGPLADGAEEVADWAGEAVRVTDQEAAIALLGGALRPGDVVLVKGSRYRTWQVADALREGLSA
- a CDS encoding FtsW/RodA/SpoVE family cell cycle protein — translated: MTAPRPATSPLAALRGLLSRPLASYYLLLSSVGLLVAIGLVMVFSATGVDSFKDTGNSFAVVAKQSMWALLGLVGFWLFQRLPVNTYRSVGTVLIAIAIPVQLFMLIGGEMAGKLAFGGISVDEKANWLHVGAFQVQPAEFAKLALLLWGAEILVRKRELLGDLKELMVPLFPVAGVLLALIGYHDLGTMLSLLTIFGALLWIGGVRTRILGLLLGVAVVGVLVLIFVGNEYRGARLSSFLHPELVKNTDGFQAMQSYYAISNGGWFGVGLGAGSLKWGYLPESANDFIYAVIAEELGVVGCMVVLALFAVLTYAGLRIARRVTDPFRRLGAGAATIWLAGQAILNIGVVIGLVPITGVTLPFISAGGSSLVVSLATVGMLASFARAEPDAAAALHARPPGKWGRILWAPLPPLTSAGQPERRGDGGVTRPRQRSGSTSQGRSK
- the mraY gene encoding phospho-N-acetylmuramoyl-pentapeptide-transferase, whose translation is MRAVIAAAFVAFVLSLLTTPLAVRIFRALKAGQPIREIGPQTHLGKRGTPTMGGVVFILATVIAYVTGHLVLLNMPGKEGRSDGFTITGLVLVGLFVCCGLVGFLDDWIKVRKKNSAGLSKKGKLIGQIAVGGTFGVIALNFPRTVHGYKDFTLTVGSEYLSLSRDIDWLYTGKIAAIVIFIFVIMSMSNAVNLTDGLDGLATGASILVLMAYTMMAFWQYRHWCPDYPAARSGAYCYVSRDPLEIALVGAAAAGALLGFLWWNTSPARIFMGDTGALGLGGLIGGMAMATRTVLLTPILGALFVIITMSVVLQVISFRTTGKRIFRMSPLQHHFELKGWSEVNIVVRFWIIAGLGVLIALGVFYSDFLRAYG